DNA from Nitrososphaerota archaeon:
TAAGAAAGTTGTACTATTTTCTGTTGGAACATCAGTCATTTTTTCTACACCTCCAACCATTACTATATCATATAAACCAGATGCTATGGCCATGTAAGCAATATAAAAAGCAGCTCCACTTGATGCGCATGCACTTTCAATACGCATAGCTGGTTTAGGAGATATCCCTAAATAATCTGCAAGCAATGGACCTAAATGTTCTTGTTGAACCCATGTTCCAGCTGAATAATTCCCAATAAATAATGCTTGAATTTCTTTTAAATCTATTTTACAATCATTAATAGCTTCTATAGCTGCCTCTATAAATATATCTCTTAATTGCTTATCCCACAATTCTCCAAATTTACTCATTCCTACTCCAATTACAGCTACATCACGCATAATTTACACCTCTTATTAATGACATATGTCTGCTATATCTCCCATAGGATAAAAATATTTTTCTATTTAAATAATATTCAACTTTTGGTGCAAGGTCTCTTTTTTCTTCAATGCAATCTTGAACAATTATGCTAAAAGCATCTGCTCCAGCTCCTGATCCAAAAGAAACTAATAATATTCTTTCTTCAGGTTTTGCTTGATCTAGAACTTTGCATAAACCAGTAGGTGAAGAACCTGAAT
Protein-coding regions in this window:
- a CDS encoding hydroxymethylglutaryl-CoA synthase, yielding SGSSPTGLCKVLDQAKPEERILLVSFGSGAGADAFSIIVQDCIEEKRDLAPKVEYYLNRKIFLSYGRYSRHMSLIRGVNYA